A window of the Helianthus annuus cultivar XRQ/B chromosome 4, HanXRQr2.0-SUNRISE, whole genome shotgun sequence genome harbors these coding sequences:
- the LOC110933638 gene encoding histidine-rich glycoprotein-like, translating to MPPRVRGKGKGPMRGGPSAGPSHRRTPSTSFSSSDSYDHWGHSYEPARHSVSLSSSPSFHPSFGPPVPDEPQHSQHSHDSHHSYNSHHSHQSYHSLHSHSFHHSDSTYSPAQFNPNDYVNDFLGYYPLGPEDHFPHDMEMNDDPDPEMQTGTPGHPISISSGSPYQGSPYQGPDSFKERWATYDWAFTPSYHNYPAQPPLVEPQLQAVSPPPLPVEEPPQQPPQPPPKQPRRMRNA from the coding sequence ATGCCGCCAAGAGTGAGAGGCAAAGGAAAGGGTCCCATGCGAGGTGGACCATCAGCAGGACCTTCTCATCGGCGCACCCCGTCTACATCGTTTTCTAGTTCTGATTCCTATGACCATTGGGGTCATTCTTACGAACCAGCGAGACACTCTGTCTCTTTGAGCTCATCCCCCTCTTTCCATCCATCATTCGGGCCGCCTGTTCCAGACGAGCCCCAACATTCGCAACACTCCCATGACTCTCACCATTCGTATAATTCTCACCATTCCCATCAATCTTACCATTCTTTGCATTCTCATTCCTTTCATCATTCAGATTCTACCTACTCTCCAGCCCAGTTTAATCCCAATGATTATGTCAACGACTTTTTGGGCTACTACCCTTTGGGACCCGAGGATCACTTTCCTCATGACATGGAGATGAACGACGACCCGGACCCTGAAATGCAAACCGGAACACCGGGCCACCCTATTAGCATCTCGAGCGGTTCTCCATATCAAGGATCGCCGTACCAAGGGCCCGATTCATTTAAAGAAAGGTGGGCCACGTATGATTGGGCCTTTACCCCTTCATATCATAACTATCCTGCTCAACCTCCATTGGTTGAACCACAACTTCAAGCAGTTTCTCCACCACCTCTTCCTGTTGAGGAGCCGCCTCAACAACCACCTCAACCACCTCCCAAGCAGCCGAGGCGAATGAGGAATGCATGA